AAGAACTTCTGGAGCTAGAGAAACGATTTTCATGAAGTTGCCATCACGTAATTCACGTGCAACTGGTCCGAAAATACGAGTTCCGCGTGGTGATTTATCATCTTTGATAATTACGCAAGCATTTTCATCAAATTTAATGTAGGTACCATCTTTACGACGAGCACCTGATTTAGTGCGAACGATAACAGCCTTAACAACGTCACCTTTTTTGACAACGCCACCTGGTGTTGCTTTCTTAACTGTACAAACAACGATATCACCGATGTTCGCAGTTTTACGTCCAGAACCACCAAGTACTTTAATAGTTAAAACTTCGCGTGCACCTGAGTTGTCAGCAACTTTCATACGACTTTCTTGTTGGATCACTTAGGTTACCTCCCTTCGGAAACTTTTTTTATTCCGAAATGTGTTATTAAATAATAACCGCTTTTTCTACAACTTCCACTAAACGGAAGCGCTTAGTAGCTGATAGCGGGCGAGTTTCCATGATACGTACGATATCACCGATATTCGCAGTGTTTTGCTCATCATGAGCCTTATACTTTTTAGAGTATTTTACACGTTTGCCATAAAGCTTATGCTTTTTATGAGTTTCAACTAAAACAGTAATTGTTTTATCCATTTTATCTGAAACTACACGACCCGTGTAAACTTTGCGTTGGTTACGCTCAGTCATACTAGAACCCTCCTTTATCAGTTATTTGCACTGATTTCTCTTTCACGAATCACAGTTTTCATACGTGCGATCGCTTTACGAACTTCACGGATGCGAGCTGTGTTTTCTAATTGACCAGTCGCCAATTGGAAGCGAAGGTTGAAAAGCTCTTCTTTCAGTGATTTTACTTTTAACTCAATTTCAGAAGTGGCAAGGTCACGGATTTCATTAGCTTTCATTAGATTCACCACCAGTTTCTTGACGTTTTACAATTTTAGTTTTTACAGGAAGCTTGTGTGATGCTAAACGAAGTGCTTCACGTGCGATCTCTTCAGATACACCAGCGATTTCGAACATTACTTTTCCTGGTTTTACTACTGCTACCCAGCCTTCAGGAGAACCTTTACCAGAACCCATGCGGACTTCTAGAGGCTTTTTCGTGTACGGCTTATGAGGGAAGATTTTAATCCAAACTTTACCGCCACGTTTCATGTAACGAGTCATTGCGATACGAGCAGATTCGATTTGACGGTTAGTAATCCAAGATGCAGTTACAGCTTGTAAGCCAAACTCACCGAATGATACTTCTTTACCGCCTTTCGCTTCTCCACGCATGTTACCACGGTGTTCACGACGATATTTTACGCGTTTAGGTAATAACATATTATTTGCCTCCTTCCACAGAGTTCTTTTTAGTAGGAAGAACTTCTCCACGGTAGATCCAAACTTTAACGCCTAGTTTACCGTAAGTTGTATCAGCTTCAGCATGTGCATAATCAATGTCAGCACGTAATGTATGAAGAGGTACAGTTCCTTCGCTATAGTGTTCAGCACGCGCGATATCAGCGCCACCTAAACGACCAGATACTTGTGTTTTAATACCTTTTGCTCCAGCGCGCATTGTGCGTTGGATCGATTGTTTTTGAGCACGACGGAATGATACGCGGTTCTCAAGTTGACGAGCAATATTTTCAGCTACTAATTTAGCATCAAGATCTGCACGTTTAATTTCAATGATATTGATGTGAACGCGTTTGCCAGTTACGTTAGTTAAGTGTTTACGTAAGTTTTCAACTTCCGTACCACCTTTACCGATTACCATACCTGGTTTCGCAGTGTGAATTGTAACATTCACGCGACTTGCAGCGCGTTCGATTTCTACTTTAGATACAGATGCATCTTTAAGTTGAGTTTCGATATATTTACGAATTTTGATATCTTCATGTAAAAGATTAGCATAATCTTTTTCAGCGAACCACTTTGATTCCCAGTCACGAATAATACCAACACGAAGTCCTATTGGATGTACTTTTTGACCCACGGATTAAACCCCCTTCTTCTCAGATACCACGATTGTAATGTGGCTAGTACGTTTGTTAATTGCCGATGCACGACCTTGGGCACGTGGACGGAAACGTTTTAATGTTGGACCTTCATCTACAAAGATTTCAGATACAACTAAGTTGTTAATGTCTAACTCGTAGTTGTGTTCAGCGTTAGCGACTGCAGATTTTAATACTTTCTCAACGACTGGAGACGCCGCTTTTGGAGTATGACGTAAAATTGCAACTGCTTCACCGATTTGCTTACCTCGGATTAAGTCTACTACTAGACGTACTTTACGAGGAGCGATACGAACTGTGCGAGCGATAGCTTTAGCTTGTGTCATTAGGATTTACCTCCTCTCAAAATTAGCGTCTTGTTTTCTTGTCATCTGCACCGTGACCTTTATAAGTACGTGTTGGTGCGAATTCACCTAGTTTATGGCCTACCATATCTTCAGTTACGTATACAGGAACATGTTTACGTCCGTCATATACAGCGATTGTTAAACCGATGAAGTTAGGGAAAATAGTAGAACGGCGAGACCAAGTTTTAATAACCTGTTTTTTCTCAGAAGCCTCTTGAGCTACCACCTTTTTCATAAGGTGATCGTCTGCAAAAGGGCCTTTTTTCATGCTGCGACCCATTTAGGAACCTCCCTCCGTGATACGACCACGGCTCTCAAATAGAACCGTAGTATTACCACATTATTTTTTACGTCCACGAATAATAAATTTAGATGATTTATTTTTCTTGTTACGAGTTTTGTAACCAAGAGTTGGTTTACCCCATGGCGTCATTGGAGATTTACGTCCGATTGGAGAACGTCCTTCACCACCACCGTGTGGGTGATCGTTAGGGTTCATTACAGAACCACGTACTGTTGGGCGTTTACCTAACCAACGAGAACGACCTGCTTTACCGATGTTAATAAGTTCGTGTTGTTCGTTACCAACTTGACCGATTGTAGCACGGCAGTTAGCAAGGATTAAACGTACTTCACCAGATTGTAGACGTACGATAACGTATTTGCCTTCACGACCTAATACTTGAGCTGATGTACCAGCAGAACGTACTAATTGTCCACCTTTACCAGGTTTCATTTCGATGTTATGGATAGTTGTACCCATTGGAATGTTTACTAATGGTAATGCGTTACCTACTTTGATATCCGCTTCTGGACCTGAAAGAATAGTTTGACCTACTTCTAATCCTTTTGGAGCTAAGATGTAACGTTTTTCACCATCAGCATAGTTAATTAAAGCGATGTTCGCAGAACGGTTTGGATCGTACTCGATTGTAGCAACGCGTCCTGGAATGCCGTCTTTAAGACGTTTAAAATCGATAACACGGTATTGTTTCTT
The sequence above is a segment of the Solibacillus sp. FSL H8-0523 genome. Coding sequences within it:
- the rplP gene encoding 50S ribosomal protein L16 yields the protein MLLPKRVKYRREHRGNMRGEAKGGKEVSFGEFGLQAVTASWITNRQIESARIAMTRYMKRGGKVWIKIFPHKPYTKKPLEVRMGSGKGSPEGWVAVVKPGKVMFEIAGVSEEIAREALRLASHKLPVKTKIVKRQETGGESNES
- the rpsQ gene encoding 30S ribosomal protein S17, with the protein product MTERNQRKVYTGRVVSDKMDKTITVLVETHKKHKLYGKRVKYSKKYKAHDEQNTANIGDIVRIMETRPLSATKRFRLVEVVEKAVII
- the rplV gene encoding 50S ribosomal protein L22 codes for the protein MTQAKAIARTVRIAPRKVRLVVDLIRGKQIGEAVAILRHTPKAASPVVEKVLKSAVANAEHNYELDINNLVVSEIFVDEGPTLKRFRPRAQGRASAINKRTSHITIVVSEKKGV
- the rpsS gene encoding 30S ribosomal protein S19 yields the protein MGRSMKKGPFADDHLMKKVVAQEASEKKQVIKTWSRRSTIFPNFIGLTIAVYDGRKHVPVYVTEDMVGHKLGEFAPTRTYKGHGADDKKTRR
- the rplB gene encoding 50S ribosomal protein L2, translated to MAIKKYKPTSNGRRNMTSSDFAEITTNKPEKSLLKPIKRKAGRNNQGKITVRHHGGGHKKQYRVIDFKRLKDGIPGRVATIEYDPNRSANIALINYADGEKRYILAPKGLEVGQTILSGPEADIKVGNALPLVNIPMGTTIHNIEMKPGKGGQLVRSAGTSAQVLGREGKYVIVRLQSGEVRLILANCRATIGQVGNEQHELINIGKAGRSRWLGKRPTVRGSVMNPNDHPHGGGEGRSPIGRKSPMTPWGKPTLGYKTRNKKNKSSKFIIRGRKK
- the rplN gene encoding 50S ribosomal protein L14; the protein is MIQQESRMKVADNSGAREVLTIKVLGGSGRKTANIGDIVVCTVKKATPGGVVKKGDVVKAVIVRTKSGARRKDGTYIKFDENACVIIKDDKSPRGTRIFGPVARELRDGNFMKIVSLAPEVL
- the rpsC gene encoding 30S ribosomal protein S3 yields the protein MGQKVHPIGLRVGIIRDWESKWFAEKDYANLLHEDIKIRKYIETQLKDASVSKVEIERAASRVNVTIHTAKPGMVIGKGGTEVENLRKHLTNVTGKRVHINIIEIKRADLDAKLVAENIARQLENRVSFRRAQKQSIQRTMRAGAKGIKTQVSGRLGGADIARAEHYSEGTVPLHTLRADIDYAHAEADTTYGKLGVKVWIYRGEVLPTKKNSVEGGK
- the rpmC gene encoding 50S ribosomal protein L29 is translated as MKANEIRDLATSEIELKVKSLKEELFNLRFQLATGQLENTARIREVRKAIARMKTVIREREISANN